Proteins encoded within one genomic window of Humulus lupulus chromosome 1, drHumLupu1.1, whole genome shotgun sequence:
- the LOC133781395 gene encoding uncharacterized protein LOC133781395, which translates to MENMLIKDKLVTNIDSTTNIDSIANISIDDDFDDAGLNDDNNVDLDDDDDDNDNDNDDDDEGERNNIDDGFVEVNLNVPCLENRTFDDSFDDAYICNVLDASYAPHTLEDNHLPRPRVSPSDHYNERSHVSSTPCSNATSIDEDIFCVGQYFVDKKELKMKVHMLTIRRNFEFKVKKSNKKLVVLVCVDPNCKWRIRATKTCATGLFVIRKHCNEHTCSLEMRQNHHRQATCSIIAEHLKARYEGVKKGPNPAQIVNEMNKNLGVKCSYWKARKCAHELIRGLAANSYPKLPSYLYMVQKSNPGTYTRLIVDEEQKFKYLFLSLGVSIRGFRYMRKFISIDGTHLKNQFGGNLLIATAQDGNFQIYPLAFGIVDSENDASWNWFLTCLRDQVHDTTDLVFISDTHKSTIKGVRNVFKNAYHGACMWHLGKNIKTKFSGKGLKKLFEKTAKAYRVSEFTKLFAEISTKKPSLATYLKNASFESWSRCHFHGNRYNIMTTNNSESLNQVFREAREWPIIPLLEEIITTLSRWFYERRTNENYCPTPLTIDAEDIMRQRYEQSRYMRVTPINLSEFHVKGEPLDGLVNIEEHSCTCQEFDIDKIPCIHGIAAAMHRGVNVYSLCSKFYTTEFWRMAYAESIYPLPPEIEWLLPEEVKSQVIIKPVKLIPPWRPKNKRIPSRGEFPKEKSNSAPESSSKKVKGKVSDVDGGKSNGSVPIVDVMGTAKPHARSSRNFRQAVEIFRQAVEILDKLSKALDRQSKF; encoded by the exons ATGGAAAATATGCTCATTAAGGATAAACTTGTTACTAATATTGATTCTACTACAAATATTGATTCTATTGCAAACATTTCTATTGATGATGATTTTGATGATGCTGGTTTAAACGATGATAACAATGTTGATTTAGATGATGACGATGATGACAACGATAACGAcaacgatgatgatgatgaggggGAAAGAAACAATATTGATGATGGTTTTGTTGAGGTAAATTTGAATGTCCCATGTCTTGAAAATAGAACTTTTGATGATTCCTTTGACGATGCATACATATGTAATGTTCTTGATGCTAGTTATGCACCTCACACTCTTGAAGATAACCATTTACCACGTCCTCGTGTATCCCCTAGTGATCATTATAATGAAAGAAGTCATGTTAGTAGTACACCATGCTCAAATGCAACAAGTATTGATGAAGATATTTTTTGTGTTGGTCAATATTTTGTGGATAAgaaagagttgaagatgaaaGTACACATGCTTACTATACGACGAAACTTTGAATTCAAAGTGAAAAAATCAAATAAGAAATTAGTGGTTTTGGTTTGTGTTGACCCCAATTGTAAGTGGAGAATTCGTGCGACAAAGACATGTGCAACAGGTTTGTTTGTTATTCGCAAGCATTGTAATGAACACACTTGTTCTTTAGAAATGCGACAAAATCATCATCGGCAAGCAACTTGTTCTATTATTGCAGAGCACTTGAAAGCGAGATATGAAGGTGTGAAAAAAGGTCCAAATCCAGCACAAATAGTTAATGAGATGAACAAGAATCTTGGTGTAAAGTGTAGTTATTGGAAGGCAAGAAAGTGTGCACATGAACTTATAAGGGGTTTAGCGGCAAACAGTTATCCAAAACTCCCATCTTACTTGtacatggtccaaaagtctaATCCTGGTACGTACACTAGATTAATTGTTGATGAAGAACAgaaattcaaatatttatttttgtcttTGGGAGTATCCATTAGAGGTTTTCGTTACATGAGAAAATTTATATCTATTGATGGAACTCATTTGAAAAACCAATTTGGAGGAAATTTACTCATTGCAACTGCACAAGATGGAAATTTTCAAATTTATCCTCTTGCTTTTGGTATTGTTGATTCTGAGAATGATGCATCTTGGAATTGGTTTTTGACATGCTTACGAGATCAAGTGCATGATACTACTGATTTAGTGTTTATATCTGATACACACAAAAGCACTATAAAGGGAGTTCGAAATGTATTTAAAAATGCTTACCATGGAGCTTGTATGTGGCATCTTGGAAAAAATATAAAGACAAAATTTAGTGGTAAAGGTTTGAAAAAGTTGTTTGAGAAGACGGCAAAAGCGTACAGAGTTTCAGAGTTCACAAAATTATTTGCCGAGATTTCTACAAAAAAACCAAGTCTGGCAACATACCTGAAGAATGCATCTTTTGAAAGCTGGTCCAGATGTCATTTCCATGGTAATCGATACAACATCATGACCACCAACAATTCTGAGTCATTGAACCAAGTTTTTAGAGAAGCTCGAGAATGGCCCATCATTCCTTTATTGGAGGAAATTATCACTACACTCTCCAGATGGTTCTATGAGAGAAGGACAAATGAAAATTATTGTCCAACACCACTTACAATTGACGCAGAAGATATAATGAGACAAAGATACGAACAATCAAGGTACATGAGAGTTACACCCATTAATCTAAGTGAGTTCCATGTTAAAGGTGAGCCACTAGACGGTCTAGTTAATATTGAGGAACATTCTTGTACATGTCAAGAGTTTGACATTGATAAGATTCCATGTATTCATGGCATCGCTGCAGCAATGCATCGTGGAGTAAATGTTTATAGTCTATGCTCAAAATTCTACACGACTGAATTTTGGAGGATGGCTTATGCAGAATCTATTTACCCTTTACCACCTGAAATAGAATGGCTTCTTCCAGAAGAGGTTAAGTCTCAAGTCATTATCAAACCAGTTAAGTTAATTCCCCCATGGAGACCAAAGAATAAACGAATTCCTTCGAGAGGAGAGTTTCCAAAGGAGAAAAGTAATTCTGCACCTGAATCGTCATCAAAGAAAGTAAAGGGTAAGGTTTCTGATGTTGATGGGGGAAAAAGCAACGGAAGTGTTCCAATTGTGGATGTTATGGGCACAGCAAAACCACATGCAAGAA gcagtcgaaattttagacaagcTGTCGAAATCTTTAGACaggcagtcgaaattttagacaagcTGTCGAAAGCTTTAGACaggcagtcgaaattttag
- the LOC133782137 gene encoding BAHD acyltransferase BIA1-like translates to MAEEMKVEIIKRETIKPSSPTPPHLKIHTLSLLDQFQPKVYGKLVYFYPQNHISSNQRSYQLKKSLSETLARFYPLAGRISNTTIDCNDEGAQYIEARYHGLLSTFLKQQPDTLQQFSAAKIQSPESDSWPLLLVQATFFHCGGLALSICLSHKSCDATSIGIFMKSWAEISNGSRQTVFPEFNGTSYFPPAKFSTQRPALELKKVELVTKRFVFDKSKLVKLKVEIASHSVQKPTRVEVVTALIWKCIMGASRSNASGPKRFVLKKAINIRKRVDPPLPEHLVGNIVGSFAAWTEEHEQEATLQGLIALLRKGIREYSETKAKRLREEGASEMIYKDLKEASELFRSEDTKVLIFTSLCNFELYEAADFGWGKPIWVTVPAVEVHGNLIYLMDTKDGGVEALVSLTKEDMSLFETDPHLLTFTNSKVWFHSRC, encoded by the coding sequence ATGGCAGAGGAGATGAAGGTTGAGATCATCAAAAGAGAAACCATAAAACCATCTTCACCAACTCCTCCTCACCTCAAAATCCACACACTTTCCCTCTTGGATCAATTCCAACCAAAAGTTTACGGCAAATTAGTTTACTTCTATCCCCAAAACCATATCTCCTCCAACCAAAGATCATATCAGCTTAAGAAATCGTTATCGGAAACCTTGGCTCGCTTCTACCCATTAGCCGGAAGAATCAGTAACACCACCATTGATTGTAACGATGAAGGAGCTCAATACATTGAAGCTCGATACCATGGCCTTCTCTCAACTTTTCTAAAGCAACAGCCAGACACACTCCAACAATTCTCTGCAGCGAAAATCCAGTCGCCGGAGTCAGACTCATGGCCACTACTGCTTGTTCAAGCTACTTTCTTCCACTGTGGCGGTTTGGCCCTCAGTATCTGCTTGTCCCACAAATCCTGCGACGCAACTAGCATAGGAATATTCATGAAAAGTTGGGCTGAAATCTCAAACGGGTCTCGACAAACAGTGTTCCCAGAGTTCAATGGTACCTCCTACTTCCCTCCGGCGAAATTTTCCACCCAGAGGCCTGCCTTGGAGTTAAAAAAAGTGGAGTTAGTCACTAAGAGGTTTGTGTTTGATAAatcaaagcttgtgaaactcaaagtCGAAATAGCCAGCCATAGCGTCCAGAAACCTACTAGGGTCGAGGTAGTCACTGCTCTAATATGGAAATGTATCATGGGTGCGTCGAGATCGAACGCTAGTGGACCAAAAAGGTTTGTGTTGAAAAAAGCTATAAACATACGCAAAAGGGTTGACCCGCCATTGCCGGAACACTTGGTGGGGAACATCGTTGGATCCTTCGCTGCATGGACGGAGGAACATGAACAGGAAGCGACCCTGCAGGGTTTGATAGCTTTGTTAAGAAAAGGAATAAGAGAATATAGTGAAACCAAGGCCAAAAGGCTTCGAGAAGAAGGTGCATCAGAGATGATATATAAGGATTTGAAAGAGGCATCTGAGTTGTTTAgaagtgaagatactaaggtgTTGATTTTCACGAGTTTGTGTAACTTTGAGTTGTATGAAGCGGCTGACTTTGGGTGGGGAAAGCCGATTTGGGTGACTGTTCCGGCTGTCGAAGTTCATGGAAATTTGATCTATTTGATGGACACAAAAGACGGAGGAGTTGAGGCTTTAGTTTCTTTGACAAAAGAGGACATGTCTTTGTTTGAGACTGACCCTCACCTTCTTACATTTACAAACTCTAAAGTTTGGTTTCATTCTCGTTGTTAA